In a single window of the Porites lutea chromosome 14, jaPorLute2.1, whole genome shotgun sequence genome:
- the LOC140925155 gene encoding dual specificity protein phosphatase 10-like encodes MPPLLFQPRPTEVKVGCVNRPNTMSSCGKWKIVTSFELAQRLSDVGTSSCSSEILIVDCRSLVAFNGLHIRGAIHVNCTGIGRKRLSQGKAKLKDLISSAEGKQKFISGGVGTSFVVYDELSTDPDDCNPCRPICLVLQTLLKEGKNISILKGGLKEFCRDYQNLCENVPVNICQSADFPPSPTTCEPVPGRPQGTPVTAILPYLYLGNEEGAADEALIDRLSIKYILNLTPRCPNFFSQRPDIHYKQIKIHDSNQEDIGQHFDEAIQFIDEAREHGYGVLVHCHAGVSRSATVTVAYIMKQQGLCLGDAYKFVKELRPVISPNLNFMGQLLKYEKNRRNGDSS; translated from the exons ATGCCTCCTCTTCTGTTCCAACCAAGACCTACAGAAGTGAAAGTCGGATGCGTAAATCGACCCAACACTATGTCAAGTTGTGGTAAATGGAAAATTGTTACGTCGTTTGAACTCGCCCAAAGATTGAGTGATGTTGGTACGAGTTCTTGTTCATCGGAAATTCTCATTGTTGACTGCAGATCTTTAGTAGCCTTCAACGGATTACACATTAGAGGTGCTATACATGTGAATTGCACTGGAATAGGACGAAAAAGACTTTCACAAGGCAAAGCTAAACTAAAGGACTTAATATCTTCTGCCGAGGGCAAACAAAAGTTTATCAGTGGTGGAGTGGGGACCTCGTTTGTCGTTTACGATGAGCTGTCAACTGACCCTGATGACTGTAATCCTTGTCGACCGATTTGCTTAGTATTACAGACTCTTTTAAAAGAAGGCAAGAATATTTCAATACTTAAAG gAGGACTAAAGGAATTTTGTAGGGACTATCAGAACTTATGCGAAAACGTTCCGGTTAATATCTGCCAATCTGCGGACTTCCCACCCTCTCCGACCACATGTGAACCTGTTCCAGGTCGCCCTCAGGGAACGCCCGTTACGGCCATCCTACCTTATCTGTATCTTGGCAATGAAGAAGGCGCCGCTGACGAAGCCTTGATTGACAGGCTGTCAATCAAGTACATCCTTAACTTGACGCCGCGATGTCCGAATTTTTTCAGCCAGCGGCCAGACATTCATTATAAGCAGATTAAAATACACGACTCGAATCAAGAGGACATCGGTCAGCACTTCGATGAAGCAATTCAGTTTATTG ACGAAGCCCGTGAACACGGATATGGTGTTCTTGTTCACTGTCACGCCGGTGTGTCACGCTCGGCGACCGTGACAGTAGCCTACATCATGAAGCAACAAGGCCTGTGCTTAGGTGACGCGTACAAATTTGTCAAGGAGCTGAGACCAGTGATTTCGCCAAACTTAAACTTCATGGGGCAACTCCTTAAGTACGAGAAAAATAGGAGAAACGGCGACAGTTCCTGA
- the LOC140924301 gene encoding spermatogenesis-associated protein 17-like, whose product MATFITLMESRRNVVDQLFQKQRDAEDQRQKEFQAALKIQSWFRGTKVRAYFKFLHHCATTIQRRFRGHKGREIYRHLVQEKLTKMRVDFYNKQATIIQKFWRGFYVRKYIYNYHSRKRYLQGIVAKNEIVRKELEEFAIKSEKEKDMKRELEEKFAKEMRARKTHYLISTHQVPGVYNSPFYPPNPSAKEIELRNVRPLNHRSRQRLKAQLPSDAAEILNQSRNVRTLSRESKSIPLPPISMSTAQKMQGPFRTPDEVWQQRHKPLNPTLRVATSYFSAEDARSDMKADEWVSRLIDDKFLPFTHRDRPYEPLLHTTSQYGSLPYGTKHFREEDRERRITSSRFQTVVSPIPVFEQFGKTY is encoded by the exons ATGGCTACCTTCATTACCTTGATGGAGTCTAGAAGGAATGTTGTTGACCAATTATTTCAAAAGCAGAG AGATGCAGAGGATCAAAGGCAAAAGGAATTCCAAGCAGCACTTAAGATCCAGTCTTGGTTTAGGGGAACTAAAGTTAGAGCTTACTTTAA ATTTCTTCATCACTGTGCAACAACAATACAGAGACGTTTTCGAGGTCACAAAGGAAGAGAAATTTACAGACATCTTGTACAG GAAAAACTGACTAAAATGCGGGTTGACTTCTACAACAAGCAAGCAACCATA ATTCAAAAATTTTGGAGAG GTTTCTATGTGCGCAAGTATATCTATAATTACCACAGTCGCAAGAGATACTTACAGGGTATTGTCGCCAAGAATGAAATAGTGAG gaaagaGTTGGAGGAATTTGCCATAaaatcagaaaaagaaaaagacatgaAAAGAGAGTTGGAAGAAAAG tTTGCAAAGGAGATGAGAGCACGAAAAACACATTACTTGATCAGTACCCACCAGGTGCCTGGAGTATACAACTCACCATTTTACCCACCAAATCCATCTGCAAAGGAAATTGAGCTAAGAAATGTAAGACCACTCAACCACAGAAGCCGACAGCGTCTCAAGGCACAGCTTCCATCTGATGCTGCGGAGATTCTCAACCAGTCGAGAAATGTCAGAACATTATCCAGGGAGTCTAAAAGTATTCCATTGCCACCAATATCCATGAGTACAGCACAGAAGATGCAG GGTCCATTCCGCACTCCTGATGAGGTATGGCAACAGAGACACAAACCATTAAATCCTACTTTAAGAGTGGCCACGTCATATTTCTCAGCAGAGGACGCCAG GAGTGATATGAAAGCTGATGAATGGGTATCAAGACTGATAGATGATAA aTTCCTTCCATTCACGCATCGTGACCGTCCTTATGAACCGCTTTTACACACCACTTCCCAATATGGAAG CCTGCCGTATGGAACAAAACATTTTAGGGAAGAAGACAGAGAAAGACGAATCACCTCCTCG AGATTTCAAACAGTGGTTTCTCCTATTCCAGTTTTCGAGCAGTTTGGAAAGACGTACTAA